In Bacillus sp. DX3.1, the following proteins share a genomic window:
- a CDS encoding serine hydrolase — MKGMFCKRFIAMVTVLTLFCSMFVTYSSASAETSSALNIEAGAAILVEANSGKILYQKNADELLAIASMTKMMSEYLVHEAVDKGKLKWNQKVKVSDYAHTVSQDRSLSNVPLENGGSYTVKELYEAMGIYSANGATIALAEAVAGSEADFVKMMNDKAKELGLKNYKFVNSTGLSNKDLKGKHPEGTTPDEENKMSARDCAILAQRLIQDFPNVLETAGIPKKTFQEGGKYPIEMANWNWMLKGLIMEYEGVDGLKTGSTPEAGDCFTGTAERNGMRLISVVIKTNSHTARFAETKKLFDYGFTNFEAKKVYPKGSAVKGHETVQVKKAKDTDVALQTKQAIVLPMPKGSKDVYKTEFKAMKERQEAPIKKGTTIGQMVVSAKDGNDAGFLTGKSLQVDLVTKAEVEKANWFTLSMRGIGSFFGGIWNSAVDTVKGWF; from the coding sequence GTGAAAGGTATGTTTTGCAAGCGATTCATCGCAATGGTAACAGTGCTTACGCTATTTTGCAGCATGTTTGTTACATATAGCAGTGCATCGGCAGAAACAAGCTCTGCTTTAAATATTGAAGCAGGTGCAGCAATTTTAGTGGAAGCAAATTCTGGGAAAATTTTATATCAAAAAAATGCAGATGAATTACTAGCGATTGCTAGTATGACAAAAATGATGAGTGAGTACTTAGTTCATGAAGCAGTAGACAAAGGAAAACTGAAGTGGAATCAAAAGGTAAAGGTTTCTGACTATGCGCACACGGTTTCACAGGATCGCTCATTATCCAACGTTCCTCTAGAAAATGGCGGATCTTATACAGTGAAAGAGCTATATGAAGCCATGGGCATTTATTCTGCAAATGGTGCAACAATTGCTTTAGCTGAAGCTGTTGCAGGATCGGAAGCAGATTTTGTAAAAATGATGAATGATAAAGCAAAAGAGCTTGGATTGAAAAATTATAAGTTTGTAAACTCTACGGGATTATCAAACAAAGATTTAAAAGGTAAACATCCAGAAGGAACAACACCGGATGAAGAAAATAAAATGTCTGCTAGAGATTGTGCAATCTTGGCACAACGTCTGATTCAAGATTTCCCAAATGTATTAGAAACGGCTGGAATTCCGAAAAAGACATTCCAAGAAGGTGGAAAATATCCGATTGAGATGGCTAACTGGAACTGGATGTTAAAAGGATTAATCATGGAGTATGAAGGCGTAGATGGTCTCAAAACAGGATCTACTCCAGAAGCTGGGGATTGCTTTACAGGCACAGCGGAGAGAAATGGTATGCGTTTAATTTCTGTTGTTATTAAAACAAATTCTCATACAGCACGCTTTGCAGAAACGAAGAAACTATTTGATTACGGTTTTACAAACTTTGAAGCGAAAAAGGTATATCCAAAGGGTTCAGCCGTAAAGGGACATGAAACTGTACAAGTAAAGAAAGCGAAAGATACGGATGTAGCATTGCAAACGAAACAAGCTATCGTACTTCCAATGCCAAAAGGAAGTAAAGATGTTTATAAAACAGAATTTAAAGCAATGAAAGAAAGACAAGAAGCACCAATTAAAAAGGGTACAACAATTGGTCAAATGGTTGTATCAGCTAAAGATGGTAATGATGCTGGCTTCTTAACAGGTAAGTCCTTACAAGTAGATCTTGTAACAAAAGCAGAAGTAGAAAAAGCTAACTGGTTCACTCTTTCTATGCGTGGAATCGGTTCTTTCTTTGGCGGCATTTGGAACAGTGCTGTTGACACAGTAAAAGGTTGGTTTTAA
- the pdxS gene encoding pyridoxal 5'-phosphate synthase lyase subunit PdxS — MTNVTGTERVKRGMAEMQKGGVIMDVVNAEQAKIAEEAGAVAVMALERVPADIRAAGGVARMADPTIVEDVMGAVSIPVMAKCRIGHLVEARVLESLGVDYIDESEVLTPADEVYHLNKRDYTVPFVCGCRDIGEAARRIAEGASMLRTKGEPGTGNIVEAVRHMRQVNAEIRQVANLREDELMTYAKNTGAPYEVLLEIKRLGRLPVVNFAAGGVATPADAALMMQLGADGVFVGSGIFKSENPEKFARAIVEATTHYEDYELIASLSKGLGTAMKGVEISTLLPEQRMQERGW; from the coding sequence ATGACAAATGTAACAGGAACAGAGCGTGTAAAACGCGGAATGGCAGAAATGCAAAAAGGCGGCGTCATCATGGACGTAGTTAACGCTGAACAAGCTAAAATTGCGGAAGAAGCAGGTGCGGTTGCTGTTATGGCATTAGAACGTGTTCCTGCAGATATTCGTGCGGCAGGTGGCGTTGCACGCATGGCGGATCCAACAATTGTAGAAGATGTAATGGGTGCCGTATCGATTCCAGTTATGGCAAAATGCCGTATTGGGCATCTTGTAGAAGCTCGTGTACTAGAATCATTAGGGGTAGACTACATTGATGAGAGCGAAGTATTAACTCCAGCTGATGAAGTGTATCATTTAAATAAACGTGACTACACTGTTCCGTTCGTATGTGGATGTCGTGATATTGGGGAAGCGGCACGTCGTATTGCAGAAGGTGCATCCATGCTTCGTACAAAAGGTGAGCCTGGAACAGGAAACATTGTAGAGGCTGTACGTCATATGCGTCAAGTAAACGCAGAAATTCGTCAAGTTGCGAATCTACGTGAAGATGAATTAATGACATATGCAAAAAACACTGGGGCTCCTTATGAAGTATTACTTGAAATTAAACGTCTTGGTCGTTTACCAGTTGTAAACTTTGCAGCAGGTGGTGTTGCAACGCCAGCAGATGCTGCATTAATGATGCAACTTGGTGCAGATGGTGTATTCGTAGGATCTGGTATTTTCAAATCAGAAAACCCAGAAAAATTTGCACGTGCGATTGTTGAAGCGACAACACATTACGAAGACTATGAATTAATTGCAAGCCTTTCTAAAGGATTAGGCACTGCAATGAAAGGTGTCGAAATTTCAACATTATTACCAGAACAACGCATGCAAGAGCGCGGTTGGTAA
- the pdxT gene encoding pyridoxal 5'-phosphate synthase glutaminase subunit PdxT — MVIVGVLGLQGAVREHVKAVEASGAEAVIVKRVEQLEEIDGLILPGGESTTMRRLIDKYGFMEPLRKFAKSGKPMFGTCAGMILLAKNLVGYEESHIGAMDITVERNAFGRQKDSFEVALSIKGVGEDFVGVFIRAPYVVNVADNVEVLSTHDDRMVAVKQGPFLAASFHPELTDDHRVTAYFVQMVKEAKMKKVV; from the coding sequence ATGGTTATAGTTGGTGTATTAGGTCTTCAAGGAGCTGTACGTGAACATGTGAAGGCAGTTGAAGCAAGTGGTGCAGAAGCTGTTATCGTGAAACGTGTGGAACAACTTGAAGAAATTGATGGACTTATTTTACCGGGTGGTGAAAGCACAACAATGCGCCGCCTAATTGATAAATATGGGTTTATGGAACCGCTTCGCAAGTTTGCCAAATCGGGTAAACCGATGTTTGGTACGTGTGCAGGTATGATTTTACTTGCAAAAAATCTTGTAGGCTATGAGGAATCTCATATTGGTGCCATGGATATTACGGTTGAGCGCAATGCATTTGGTCGCCAAAAGGATAGCTTTGAAGTTGCTCTTTCGATAAAAGGCGTAGGGGAAGACTTTGTTGGTGTATTTATTCGTGCGCCATATGTGGTGAACGTAGCAGACAATGTTGAGGTTCTTTCTACACATGATGATCGAATGGTAGCAGTAAAGCAAGGTCCATTTTTAGCTGCTTCGTTCCATCCAGAGCTAACGGATGATCATCGCGTTACAGCATATTTTGTACAGATGGTGAAAGAAGCGAAAATGAAAAAAGTTGTATAA
- the serS gene encoding serine--tRNA ligase, translated as MLDIKFLRTNFEEVKAKLQHRGEDLTDFGRFEELDTKRRELLVQTEELKSKRNEVSQQISVLKREKKDADALIVEMREVGEKVKDLDNELRVVEEDLERLMLSIPNIPHESAPIGETEDDNVQARTWGEVKEFGFEPKPHWDLATDLEILDFERAAKVTGSRFVFYKGAGARLERALISFMLDLHTDEHGYEEVLPPYMVNRASMTGTGQLPKFEEDAFRIESEDYFLIPTAEVPVTNMHRDEILNREQLPIRYAAFSSCFRSEAGSAGRDTRGLIRQHQFNKVELVKFVKPEDSYEELEKLTNDAERVLQLLGLPYRVMSMCTGDLGFTAAKKYDIEVWIPSYGTYREISSCSNFEAFQARRANIRFRRDTNAKPEHVHTLNGSGLAIGRTVAAILENYQQEDGTIIIPEVLRPYMGGKTVIK; from the coding sequence ATGCTTGATATTAAATTTTTACGTACAAACTTTGAAGAAGTAAAAGCAAAATTACAGCATAGAGGCGAAGATTTAACTGATTTTGGTCGCTTTGAAGAACTAGATACAAAAAGAAGAGAGCTTCTTGTGCAAACAGAAGAGTTAAAAAGTAAGCGTAATGAAGTGTCTCAACAAATTTCTGTATTAAAACGCGAAAAGAAAGACGCAGACGCGCTAATTGTAGAGATGCGAGAAGTAGGAGAGAAAGTAAAGGATCTTGATAATGAGCTTCGCGTAGTGGAAGAAGATTTAGAACGATTAATGCTTTCTATCCCAAATATTCCTCATGAATCTGCGCCAATTGGGGAAACAGAGGATGATAATGTACAGGCGCGCACTTGGGGAGAAGTAAAAGAATTTGGTTTTGAACCAAAACCCCATTGGGACCTTGCTACTGACCTGGAGATTTTAGACTTTGAACGTGCAGCTAAAGTAACAGGAAGTCGTTTTGTATTTTATAAAGGTGCAGGCGCAAGATTAGAGCGTGCTTTAATTAGCTTTATGCTTGACCTTCACACAGACGAGCACGGTTATGAAGAAGTTTTACCTCCTTATATGGTAAACCGTGCAAGCATGACAGGAACAGGACAACTTCCAAAGTTTGAAGAAGATGCGTTTCGTATTGAAAGCGAAGATTACTTCTTAATTCCTACAGCCGAAGTACCTGTAACAAATATGCACCGTGATGAAATTTTAAACAGAGAGCAGTTACCAATTCGCTATGCAGCATTTAGCTCATGTTTCCGTTCTGAAGCAGGATCTGCTGGTCGTGATACACGTGGTTTAATTCGTCAACATCAATTCAATAAAGTAGAACTTGTGAAGTTTGTGAAACCAGAAGATTCTTATGAAGAATTAGAAAAGTTAACAAATGATGCAGAACGCGTGTTACAATTATTAGGTCTACCGTATCGCGTTATGAGCATGTGCACAGGAGATTTAGGATTTACAGCAGCGAAGAAATACGATATCGAAGTATGGATTCCGAGCTACGGTACATATCGTGAAATCTCTTCTTGTAGTAACTTTGAGGCATTCCAAGCAAGACGTGCAAACATTCGTTTCCGCCGCGATACAAATGCAAAACCGGAACATGTTCATACATTAAATGGATCTGGACTTGCAATTGGACGTACAGTTGCAGCAATTTTAGAAAACTACCAACAAGAAGATGGTACAATTATAATTCCAGAAGTTCTTCGCCCTTATATGGGAGGGAAAACAGTTATTAAATAA
- a CDS encoding DUF3797 domain-containing protein — MDIIIQTFPLDGKTLYYVQCPVCKKNRILNSAANVSRTISDETFRKLCGCTCNVKQEMKKVEAPKKAEKKETAPKRTGKVLTAVINGKEMTVKEIAEAYDISTSTVRQRIHAGKPESEIIAPTKKKK; from the coding sequence ATGGATATTATTATACAAACATTTCCGCTTGACGGAAAAACTTTATACTATGTACAATGCCCAGTTTGTAAGAAAAATAGAATTTTAAACAGTGCTGCAAACGTATCTCGCACTATAAGTGACGAGACATTTCGTAAGCTTTGCGGTTGTACTTGCAACGTGAAACAGGAAATGAAAAAAGTAGAGGCGCCGAAAAAAGCTGAGAAGAAAGAAACAGCTCCAAAACGTACAGGCAAAGTACTAACAGCAGTAATTAATGGGAAAGAAATGACTGTTAAAGAAATTGCTGAAGCATATGATATTAGTACAAGTACTGTTCGTCAGCGTATTCATGCAGGCAAACCAGAGAGCGAAATTATTGCTCCAACAAAAAAGAAAAAATAA
- a CDS encoding deoxynucleoside kinase, with product MNLRQKYDIPNDAVITIAGTVGVGKSTMTTTLANALGYRTSFEKVDSNPYLDKFYADFTRWSFHLQVYFLAERFKEQKRIFEYGGGFIQDRSIYEDTGIFAKMHYEKGTMTETDYETYKGLFDAMVMTPYFPHPDLLIYLEGSFDDIVDRIQERGRPMEQQTPIEYWKEMHGRYENWINNFNSCPVLRLNINEYDILKNENSIEPIVKKIGNFLQQTRKLVK from the coding sequence ATGAATTTAAGGCAAAAATACGATATACCAAATGATGCAGTGATTACCATTGCTGGTACAGTTGGTGTTGGTAAATCAACAATGACAACCACACTTGCCAACGCCCTAGGTTACCGTACATCATTTGAAAAAGTAGATTCAAACCCTTATTTAGATAAGTTTTATGCTGATTTCACACGTTGGAGTTTCCATCTTCAAGTTTACTTTTTAGCAGAACGCTTTAAAGAACAAAAAAGAATTTTTGAATACGGTGGTGGCTTTATTCAAGACCGCTCTATTTATGAGGATACTGGTATTTTCGCCAAAATGCATTACGAAAAAGGAACGATGACAGAAACAGATTACGAAACCTATAAAGGTCTATTCGATGCAATGGTCATGACACCTTACTTCCCACACCCAGACTTACTTATTTATTTAGAAGGTTCTTTTGACGATATTGTAGATCGTATTCAAGAGCGCGGTCGTCCAATGGAACAACAAACACCGATTGAATATTGGAAAGAAATGCACGGACGTTACGAAAATTGGATTAATAACTTTAACTCATGCCCCGTACTACGATTGAATATTAATGAGTACGATATTTTAAAAAATGAAAATTCTATCGAACCAATTGTAAAGAAAATAGGTAACTTCCTACAACAAACACGTAAACTTGTAAAATAA
- a CDS encoding deoxynucleoside kinase, producing MTRVPFITVEGPIGVGKTSLAKAISTHMQLHLLKEIVDENPFLGKFYEDIEEWSFQTEMFFLCNRYKQLEDINIKYLKQSKPVVADYHIFKNLIFASRTLKDTQYDKYMQVYRILTQDMPVPNVIVYITASLETLQKRIAMRGREFEKNMDPNYLLQLIEDYEAAMDTFKKDHPDIPVLKFNGDNMDFVKNNDDLHIILSALQNTLLKETK from the coding sequence GTGACCAGAGTACCATTTATCACGGTTGAAGGACCAATCGGTGTCGGAAAAACTTCGTTAGCGAAGGCGATTTCGACTCACATGCAACTCCACCTATTAAAAGAGATTGTTGATGAAAATCCTTTCTTAGGGAAATTTTATGAAGATATTGAAGAATGGAGTTTTCAAACAGAAATGTTCTTCCTTTGCAATCGCTACAAGCAATTAGAAGACATTAATATAAAGTATTTGAAACAAAGCAAGCCCGTGGTAGCAGATTATCACATATTTAAAAATTTAATTTTCGCATCTCGTACATTGAAGGACACACAATACGACAAGTACATGCAGGTTTATCGTATTCTTACGCAAGATATGCCTGTACCAAATGTAATTGTATATATAACAGCGAGTTTAGAAACATTACAAAAACGAATCGCGATGCGCGGACGAGAATTTGAAAAAAATATGGATCCAAATTACTTACTACAACTTATTGAAGATTATGAAGCAGCAATGGATACTTTCAAAAAGGATCATCCTGATATCCCAGTGTTAAAATTCAATGGAGATAATATGGATTTCGTGAAGAACAATGATGATTTGCATATCATCTTATCTGCCCTTCAAAATACACTCTTAAAGGAGACGAAATAG
- a CDS encoding isochorismatase family cysteine hydrolase, whose protein sequence is MKNTALLIIDMINDFQFSHGPILAQKCQTIIEPILKMKQTMKTLDCPVIYINDHYYLWRADIDQLITHCTNDYSKNIIQAIAPETDDYVFIKPHYSAFYETPLNSLLGHLKIEKLIITGIAGNICILFTANDAHMRNYTLYVPQDCTVSNSDQDNQHALKIMEATLKANIMPSFQLKLE, encoded by the coding sequence ATGAAAAATACCGCACTGTTAATTATTGATATGATTAATGACTTTCAATTCTCACATGGACCGATTCTCGCACAGAAATGCCAAACGATTATCGAACCCATACTGAAAATGAAACAAACAATGAAAACGTTAGATTGTCCTGTTATTTACATCAATGATCACTATTATCTATGGCGAGCTGATATTGATCAGCTCATTACCCATTGCACAAATGATTATAGCAAAAATATTATACAAGCTATTGCTCCAGAAACAGATGACTATGTTTTTATTAAACCACATTATTCTGCTTTTTATGAAACCCCTCTAAACTCTTTATTAGGGCATTTAAAAATTGAAAAACTCATCATAACAGGAATAGCTGGAAATATATGCATTTTATTCACAGCGAATGACGCTCATATGAGGAACTATACATTATATGTACCCCAGGATTGCACTGTCTCTAATTCCGATCAAGATAACCAACATGCTTTAAAAATAATGGAAGCTACACTAAAAGCAAATATTATGCCTTCCTTTCAATTAAAACTTGAATAG
- the tadA gene encoding tRNA adenosine(34) deaminase TadA, producing MEQDIYFMKLAIEEAKKAEAIQEVPIGAVVVLDGEVISFAHNLRETQQRSVAHAELLAIDEACKKLGTWRLENATLYVTLEPCPMCAGGIVLSRVKRVVYGASDPKGGCAGTLMNLLTDERFNHQCEVVPGVMEEECGLLLTNFFRELRKKRKEKKEKLDKNTDR from the coding sequence ATGGAACAAGATATTTATTTTATGAAGCTTGCAATAGAAGAAGCAAAAAAAGCCGAAGCAATACAAGAAGTCCCGATTGGAGCTGTCGTTGTATTAGATGGGGAAGTAATTAGCTTTGCTCATAACTTAAGGGAAACACAGCAGCGATCTGTTGCACATGCTGAGTTATTGGCAATAGATGAAGCTTGCAAAAAATTAGGAACATGGCGCTTAGAAAATGCGACGCTATACGTGACTTTAGAACCGTGTCCGATGTGTGCGGGTGGAATTGTACTATCTCGTGTAAAGCGGGTGGTATATGGTGCCAGTGATCCAAAGGGTGGCTGCGCAGGTACATTAATGAATCTTTTAACAGATGAACGTTTTAACCATCAATGCGAAGTTGTACCAGGTGTAATGGAAGAAGAATGTGGTTTGTTGTTAACAAACTTTTTTAGAGAACTTCGTAAAAAGAGAAAAGAGAAGAAGGAAAAACTGGATAAAAATACCGACCGTTAA
- the dnaX gene encoding DNA polymerase III subunit gamma/tau has protein sequence MSYQALYRTWRPQKFEDVVGQKHVTKTLQNALLQEKASHAYLFSGPRGTGKTTIAKVFAKAINCEHAPTAEPCNECPACLGITKGSISDVLEIDAASNNGVDEIRDIRDKVKYAPSAVGYKVYIIDEVHMLSMGAFNALLKTLEEPPQHVIFILATTEPHKIPPTIISRCQRFEFRKISVHDIVERLATVVTNEGTKVEEEALQIVARAAEGGMRDALSLIDQAISYSDETVTVEDVLAVTGSVSQQYLGNLVECIRENDVSRALRIIDEMMSKGKDPMRFMEDFIYYYRDMLLYQTSPQLEHMLERVIVDDQFRMLSEAMQPEIIYEIIHTLSKGQQEMKWTNHPRIFLEVVMVQLCQQFMLNANGADRLQAIMNRMQQLEKELEHVKKNGVPAGVQQEVRETRTAPKPVRTGSMKIPVGRVHEVLKQAKRQELERLKGVWGELLGRLKAHNKVAFAVLLENSEPVAASEDSYVLAFQYEIHCKMASENRDATDTVEQILFELLSKRLHMIAIPKSEWGKIREDFLQHDGGSSEDAAEKKVDPLVEEAVKLVGKQLIEIKE, from the coding sequence GTGTCATACCAAGCGTTATACCGAACATGGAGACCGCAAAAATTTGAAGATGTAGTCGGTCAAAAGCACGTAACAAAAACGTTGCAAAATGCCCTTCTTCAAGAGAAAGCGTCGCATGCCTACTTGTTTTCTGGTCCAAGGGGAACAGGGAAAACGACAATTGCAAAAGTGTTTGCAAAAGCGATTAACTGTGAGCATGCACCGACAGCAGAGCCTTGTAACGAATGTCCTGCTTGTTTAGGCATTACGAAAGGATCTATTTCAGATGTATTAGAAATTGATGCGGCTTCAAATAACGGTGTAGATGAAATTCGAGATATAAGAGATAAAGTGAAATATGCCCCAAGTGCAGTCGGATATAAAGTATATATTATTGATGAAGTCCACATGCTCTCCATGGGTGCTTTTAATGCGCTTTTAAAAACGTTAGAAGAACCACCGCAACATGTTATCTTTATTTTAGCAACAACAGAACCACATAAAATCCCACCTACTATCATTTCACGTTGTCAGCGCTTTGAGTTTCGGAAAATATCAGTACATGACATCGTAGAGCGATTAGCAACTGTTGTTACAAATGAAGGTACAAAGGTGGAAGAGGAAGCGCTACAAATTGTTGCTCGTGCTGCTGAAGGTGGTATGCGTGATGCTTTAAGCCTCATTGATCAAGCAATTTCTTATAGTGATGAAACAGTTACAGTTGAGGATGTTTTGGCGGTAACGGGTTCTGTTTCTCAACAATATTTAGGGAATCTTGTAGAATGTATACGTGAAAATGATGTATCAAGAGCGTTGCGCATCATTGATGAGATGATGAGTAAAGGGAAAGATCCAATGCGTTTTATGGAAGATTTCATTTATTATTATCGTGATATGCTTCTATATCAAACCTCACCGCAATTAGAACATATGTTAGAGCGAGTAATCGTAGATGATCAGTTCCGTATGTTAAGTGAGGCAATGCAACCGGAAATCATCTATGAAATTATTCATACACTGAGTAAAGGTCAACAGGAAATGAAGTGGACAAATCATCCTCGTATTTTCCTAGAAGTTGTCATGGTACAGCTTTGTCAACAATTCATGTTGAATGCAAATGGAGCAGACCGTTTGCAAGCGATTATGAACAGAATGCAACAGTTGGAAAAAGAATTAGAACATGTAAAGAAAAATGGAGTGCCAGCTGGTGTGCAACAAGAAGTAAGAGAGACACGCACGGCGCCAAAACCGGTACGTACAGGAAGTATGAAAATTCCTGTGGGGCGTGTGCATGAAGTATTAAAACAAGCGAAACGCCAGGAATTAGAGCGTTTAAAAGGTGTATGGGGTGAGTTGTTAGGAAGACTCAAAGCTCATAATAAAGTGGCGTTTGCAGTTTTGTTAGAAAATAGTGAGCCGGTTGCAGCTTCTGAAGATTCCTATGTTTTGGCATTCCAATATGAGATACATTGTAAAATGGCAAGTGAAAATCGGGACGCGACAGATACCGTAGAACAAATTCTTTTTGAATTGCTTAGTAAAAGGTTGCACATGATTGCAATTCCAAAAAGCGAATGGGGTAAAATACGCGAAGATTTTTTACAACATGATGGTGGATCTTCAGAAGATGCTGCAGAAAAAAAAGTAGATCCTCTCGTAGAAGAGGCTGTAAAATTAGTAGGGAAACAACTCATTGAAATAAAAGAATAA
- a CDS encoding YbaB/EbfC family nucleoid-associated protein gives MRGGMGNMNNMMKQMQKMQKQMAKAQEELGEKTIEGTAGGGMVTVIVNGHKQIVEVKIKEEVVDPEDIEMLQDLVLAATNDALKKAEELSNSTMGQFTKGLNLPGGMF, from the coding sequence ATGCGTGGCGGAATGGGAAATATGAATAACATGATGAAACAAATGCAAAAGATGCAAAAGCAAATGGCAAAAGCACAAGAGGAACTTGGAGAAAAAACAATTGAAGGTACAGCTGGTGGTGGAATGGTTACAGTTATCGTAAATGGCCACAAGCAAATCGTTGAAGTGAAAATTAAAGAAGAAGTTGTAGATCCAGAAGATATCGAAATGTTACAAGACCTTGTATTAGCTGCTACAAATGATGCACTTAAGAAGGCGGAAGAACTGTCAAACTCTACAATGGGACAATTTACAAAAGGATTAAACTTACCAGGTGGAATGTTCTAA